The Gossypium hirsutum isolate 1008001.06 chromosome D06, Gossypium_hirsutum_v2.1, whole genome shotgun sequence genome contains the following window.
agaagtaataagtaaccctgatggtgtaaagtggaagcaagcaatgaatgaagaaatgcagtctcttcataaaaataagacctgggagttggtgacactacccaagggaaagaaggcaattggatgcaaatgggtatatgcaaagaaggaaggatttcctgataaaaatgaaattcgatacaaggctagattagtagcaaagggttacgctcagaaagaaggaatagactacaatgaagtgttttctccagttgtgaagcattcgtctattcggattttgctagccttggttgcgcaatatgatcttgaactagttcagcttgatgtgaagaccgcgtttttacacggtgatttggaagaggaaatctatatgactcagccagatggattcaaggttgctggaaaagaaaattgggtttgcaaactgacaaagtcgctttatggattgaagcaatctccgaggcagtggtacaagcgatttgatcagttcatgaaagggcaaaggtacacaagaagtaaatttgatcattgcgtgtattttcagaagctacaagaaggaactttcatatacttgctcttatatgttgatgatatgctaatagcatctaagagcaaagttgagattgaaagattgaagactcaactcaatctcgagtttgagatgaaagatctaggagaagctaaaaagattctcggtatggaaatatggagagatagagctcatgatagagttagcttgtctcagaagcagtatttgaaaaaggtactacagcagtttggcatgaacgaacagacaaaacctgtaagtaccccgttggcttctcatttcaagctttctgcacaactatctccttcgacgaatacggaacgagaatacatgttgcaagttccgtattctaatgcagtgggtagcttgatgtatgcaatggtgtgtacaagacccgacatttcacagacagttagtatagtgagcaggtatatgcataatcctagaaaaggacattggcaagctgtgaaatggattctacggtatattcagaagaccgtggatgttggattactgtccaaccaggataatacacttggtaaaggtgttattgggtacgttgattctgactatgccggtgatttggacaagcgaagatcaaccaccggttatgtgtttacacttgctggaggaccaataagttggaagtctacactacagtctacagttgcattgtcaaccacagaagccgagtacatggctgtaacagaggctgtaaaggaggctatttggttacaaggtatggctaaaaccttggggttggttcaggagcatattaacgtgtattgtgatagtcaaagtgctattcatttagcaaagaatcaagtctatcatgcacgtacaaaacatatcgacgtacgattccattttgtgcgggaaattattgaagaggggaaaatttgtcttcagaagatcaagactgcagataatcccgcagatatgatgaccaaggtggtaacatcaaccaagttcgaacattgtttgaacttgattaatatcctgcaagtttaacagttgaagaagacactatcaagtattgttgtcaaaggtagaaagaattgtgtgaagataagattatcctaatcaaatcttcaaggtggagattattggaacccacccattgtttgaaaagtcaaaaagggtgggcaccgaaagtagaaagtaaaattggttggcaagttgggttaaaagttggcatgggataattgtaattttggtccctaattgtatagggacattgcaagttgatccttgaacctcaactataaataggcctaaccatttcttactttcttcatcccataattgccattctctacttaaggcattattctctctctctatttgtaaatttcacttgtaatttttggagtgaaatatatttggtagtgcccgaggacgtaggcaaaatttgctgaacctcgttaaaattctggtgttctttattatttgttttgcatattttgtgaatgtgattgtagtgatttattgtgctattaaattacgatagagggatattctggctaggaaagacttggtatttaagtgatcttcgtgatctacctctctttcctaggaattgaacttagtgtgatttttcagtacaataattttactctttcacacgcttccgcgcaacagatACATTATCTGAAACTCCTTGTAGCTATCATTTTCCTCCCCTCAGTATATGTATACTTCTTTCCTTAAATTCTTGCAGCCTCTGTGCCTTCTTCAGAATTACCTTGCAAGCCTGTTTAAATAGATTCATATGATGCCAAAGCATAAGGCACTTGTTGGAGTAGTTACTGAGGTGCTTTTTTATGCTATTTGTGAAGaacatttagtttttttttcttgagaTAAAGACTTACACATCATACTCTATGGCAACAGGTTCGTATTATGAAAGGCAAAGATTCAACTGAAAACAAGGGATTTGCATTTGTGACCTTTAGAAGTGTAGAATTGGCCTCTAAAACCATTGATGAGCTAAATAATGCGGATTTTAAGGTAACAAGTCTTCTTCTACATTATGTATATGTTAACATTGTCCAAACTAAAAGTGCTCCATAGCCCTCTTAACCTGAAAGGAACTTACAGATTATTAGCTGTAATTTCGGTGATTATGTGAAGATCATTCGATGTAAGGCTTTTGTTTTACCTTAAATAAAAAACATGGGCGTAGACAATAGAGCAAGTGGTGACCTTAGCCCCCAATGGCAAAATTACCCTGtaattctttcaaaatttcaaatattacaaattagtataatctataatgataaatttataatttgatctttaattgaatgttattttcAAATTGTCTTGGTAATTGAGGATTTTCTAGGAAAATTGTATGATATTTGGATTCTCAAAGTGTTTGGGGTTGTCGTTTGTTTTACTTATAAATATTGCTAAATGCTAAAATGGGTAACCATTGAATTCAAGGAATGTTTGATTGAGTAGAAATGAAGGATAAACAGAGAAAGTGAGAATATAAAAGCAAAATAGGATTAATATAACATTTGTAATTTGATTttagtttcaaattttaattggtatatgagtttttttgtttcaatttggtgTTTAAGTTTGGTTTcgatgttcaatttggtactcaTACCAAATGACATAATGTGACTTAATGAATATTTGACACATGTGCTCtggtaaaaaaatataagtacttaattgaaaaaaaaatttaggtaccaaattgaatattaaaaaaaaacttaggtaCTTAAGTGggatattaaattgaaaaaaacaatCTGAAATACCAAAGTAAACATTAAAACCTAAGGTTGAAGGTTCTCGTTGTGATTGCGCTAATACCTTTAAAAAGATTGTTAATGTACTAacgtgtaattttattttttaaaaaatttaaattataaggccatgaaaaattcataaaaataattaatttaataatcacAATTGACCTAAGAAATTTTAGCTGAAAAAAATAGCTTGCAAAGTAAGGGTGTATAGCCCAATAGGTTTAAACTTATTAGCTGATAGTAAATGTGCTCATGGGTTGGGTCGAATTTTTAGAAAAtgagtttgggtaaaaaataACGTCTGTTTAGAAAATAGGCTAAGCCTCGGGTAAGGCTTTTTTTATCCGACCCCAACCCGAATATGCAAAAAAATCTGCTATTTTTTACTgttttattgcttttttttttcttgttttttttcaccattttgctatcatttcactattatgttgctactactttgttgttattgtataactcttgttttattgttaattttgttactactTTAGAGgaatttgcttgttaagttgcacctatcttagtgttatttaagtatacatattttttaaatttattttcaatttgttggaaaacatttatttttaatatttttagtatttttgatgtataatattttttaaaaaaattatataaaaaattaatacggggcTGGCCAGGCCGGGctcgggttttaacatttttatccgggtcggatttggataaaattttaggcccattttttgggtcgGGTTGATCCTAGGAAATGAACCTAAACTTTTGATTGGGTCCGACTCAGCCCAAGAGCACACCTAGTTGATAGGCCTTGTGATTTGAGGTCTACGAAATATAAAGGGTTTTTTTTTCAGGCTGGAGTGAGATTTAAGATTACAATCAAATCGTTCAAATAACAACAAACTCgagtttaattcaaaatttttgtttgaaattcaGTTTAAACTTAAACGaatgttttatttcaaaataaaatcaaactatTTGAGCTTGGTTTGGTTAAGcgcatatatatattcaagttcaaatttaagcttatttcataatttttttttggataaaataataaattacaaatacatttataaatataaaaactcGATTAAGCTTTATCAATTATTTGAATTGAGTATTCAGATATTCAAATTATTCTTATTCGATAGCTCATGTaagatcaattaaaaaataattcaattcaattcaattttttctCAAATCAAAGTAGAATAATTTTCAAATACAATGTTTGATTTACACCTATGgggaaaatattataaataattttttataaatgtcAATATAATGCTTGAAATTATCAAAATGAACGTCACTTTTCGAATTTATGAAATTAGATATTATTGGCATTtagcaaattaaaaattttaaatcttttcatTGCCCAATACAATTTTTGATACAACAAAAATTAGATTGTCATTGGCAATAATGTACTTGAACACGCCTCCATTCAGATGGCAAAGTTGGGTAGCTTATTATGGCTATAAGGGGTGCGGTGAGTCGCAAGGAAGGATGGTTTTTGAGGATCTCATAAATTTTGAGATTTCTTGGAGAGATTAGGTAGCGTTttggcaccatatgaagcctcTCTTTCTTCTTGTGATATAGAGAAAACTTTTATAGAGAAAGGGGAGGGAGCTTTCACGATTATATATAAGGTTGCTGTAGAGGCATGATGGGTTCATTAGAATATGATGGGATGATTTAATGGTAGTGTGTGAGAATgtttataacaaaattaaattttagaagTTTATTAGAGTATaagataatattattttttcattattacAAGTCAAACTTAGCAATCCAATTAGTTGTTGGAGTCATAAACAAAAGTAGGTAGGCGAGGAGTTATATGAACTTCCAATGGAGTTGCTTTAGGACTCGTCATTCCAGCTGCTTCACGCATATCGACTGCTTCATTCAACGAGGTCTCAAACTCGAACCAATGCAACAAATTAGCTAATGTAAGTTGCATAATCTGAAGTGCAAATGAAACTCCAGGGCACATTCTTCTATCACTACCGAATGGaattagttcaaaattatgtCCCCTCACATCAATGTTTTTATGGGTAGTCATGAATCTTTCGGGACGAAATTCAAAAGGGTTTCCCAGATGAATGGATCACGATGAATCTTTTGAAGATTGATAATAAGCCAAGTGCCGGTTGAAACATGATATCCATTAACAGTGCAATCTTCAATGGATTCACGCATCACAGAAAGCGGAGCAGCAGGGTATAGGCGAAGAGTTTCCTTAATGACTGATTGAAGGTACACTAAGTTTTTGATATCCGATTCTTTCACTAGCAATCTATTGTTGCCAACATGAATGTCTAGTTCTTGTTGAACCTTGTTTAATGCATCACGATTATTGAGTAATAAAGATAAAGCCCATGTCATTGTAATCGATGTTGTATCTTCTGCCGCTAAAATAAGAGCCTATTTATTCATGTACCATAGATATTCAATAGCTTATCATAGATCTtcaactaaatataaaaaaaaaaattcaataaaaagtgttAATAGAAGAAAAACTAATTATAACTTATCATATTCAATAACTTTAAAGATTGTCAAAAGGCAAAACAACctactttatattattttaaaatagaacAGAAATTTGTGGATTGAGTATGAGTTTGATTAGTATgggtattattgttaatataggaGGATGTGGTTCGAATGCGTTGAAGCGTATTATgcttctatttatgggttggagagaGGTATGAGTAATTCTAATTTTTGTGTCACAAAGAGTTAATACGAATTAGAACCTATAGtggaattgttaaaaaaataatataaacctTTATATAAAGGTAAGAGAAATGAACGTACGAGACTGGTGGCTTTGTTGATGGTATCAGCATCATGCTCCTCTGCATCACGAAGAATAGGTAGCATCACTCCCATGAAATCTTCCTCACTATTTGCCCCATCTTCACCTCTCTTGCACTTGTGCTCTCGTAGCCATCCCTCGACAATGCGGTCTAATTCTTTCGCTATCTTCTTCATCGACTTCTCGTATCCACCGACATTCAACCATTTCAGGAACGGTAGCGTATCCGAAATTACAAACTTGCCCGCCATTTCAAAGAAATCTTCCAATAATTCCTTACACTTCATGGTTTCACCACCTTCACTTGAACTCGATATTCGCTTCCCCACAATAATCCTCATACTCACGTTAAGAGTAACATCCCTAAACCATCTCTTCATCTCCACCAATACTTTGTCACAATTAGTACCTTTCTTCTTGTTCCATATCTGGTACAACTGTTCCAGTGATGTTTTCACCTCGGATTCCCTTACATGTTTAAACAAATCGAGTCGGTGAGTTGAGAGGAGCTCAATGGTGGCACACTTGCGCACTTGACGCCAATAAGGTCCATATGGTGCAAAGACAATCATGGCATTGTTGTAACCCAAAAGTTCCATGTTTACTACCTTTGGACGAGAGGCGAATGCTTTGTCATTTATGGTGAGACATTCTTTAGCAATTTCCCAATTGTTCACCACCAAAGCTCTATGCACACCTAACTTGATAGTGAACATTCTTCCATATTTGTCAGCCATGTTAGCCAAGCTTATGTGAGGTGGTTGTGGCCCTGCTAGGAGGTGAAGATGGCCAATAATAGGCCATGCTCCACCTGCTTCTGGTGGTGTTTGCTTCTTGTTTGTGTTTGTTGGGGCATGTTTTGATATCcataggaaagagaaaagaaagagtaaCAGTAATGGAAAAGCAATTATTGCGATGGTTGAAGTTGCTGGGGATGAATGAAATGAGTCCATAGCTATTGCTACTACAAGATGAGATGTACCGGCAATTGAAGATGAAGGTGTTGGATTTATA
Protein-coding sequences here:
- the LOC107935568 gene encoding demethylepipodophyllotoxin synthase, with the protein product MDSFHSSPATSTIAIIAFPLLLLFLFSFLWISKHAPTNTNKKQTPPEAGGAWPIIGHLHLLAGPQPPHISLANMADKYGRMFTIKLGVHRALVVNNWEIAKECLTINDKAFASRPKVVNMELLGYNNAMIVFAPYGPYWRQVRKCATIELLSTHRLDLFKHVRESEVKTSLEQLYQIWNKKKGTNCDKVLVEMKRWFRDVTLNVSMRIIVGKRISSSSEGGETMKCKELLEDFFEMAGKFVISDTLPFLKWLNVGGYEKSMKKIAKELDRIVEGWLREHKCKRGEDGANSEEDFMGVMLPILRDAEEHDADTINKATSLALILAAEDTTSITMTWALSLLLNNRDALNKVQQELDIHVGNNRLLVKESDIKNLVYLQSVIKETLRLYPAAPLSVMRESIEDCTVNGYHVSTGTWLIINLQKIHRDPFIWETLLNFVPKDS